In the genome of Pseudanabaena mucicola str. Chao 1806, the window AGCGTATCGGTTAGGCATAACGGTTGCGTTCAGCCGCGCCGCGTAGCATAGCGAAGCGGTGTCGGCTGGAACGCAGTGTTGGGCGGCTGGTTCATTTACTTCTTGGTTTTCGCCTTCCCTTGTTTCGTCAAAGCAAAGGATTCGCGGCGCTTCATTGTTTTGACAAACTCGACGCGGCGAAAGCGCATGGCGGTCCAATCCTCATCTATGGCGACTTGACGCACGCGCTCAAAGCCCACACTCCCAAGCGCCTCCCAGCCGTTATCGCGGTTGAAATTGCATTTGTATTTCTTTGACGTACCTTTGGGATATGCAAACCATATCAGCGCATCGCCCTTTGCTTTCTTGGCTATGGTTTTGCCCGCCGCCTCAATTTCCGGTAGGGTGGTAACAAATACCAACGTAAAAACAATTTCTCTCGCCTCACGCGCATCGCGTAAGACTTTGATTCCCGTCAATGCCGCAAGTTCAGGCTCGAAACTTTCTGGAGCATTGAGTACAAGAATCTCTGTTTGGTCTTTCAGAGTCAACTTGCTAAAAATAGATGTCATTTGTAATCTCTCCTTATGCGGACAGCATTGACTTTCAAGCAGTCATATCTATTGCTTGTAAGTTCTGTCAACTGACGGTCGAATGTTCCTGTGCCATTTCACGCAGATACAAATATAACGGTAGCCCCAGGGATACTCCTACAACCAGCGTACCCACAATAGGCAGCCAAAGAGTTGAAACCTTTCGCTTCTGTCCATCAGTAAAAACGAAAACAAACAAAACCAACGCGGAAACGATGACATCCAACCAACCAAAGGCGGCTATACGTGAAGTCGCGATTTGTTCGATAAGCAATGGGATATTGAAACCATTATCTGCAATCCAAGGAAAGAATTGAGAGTATGGAAGAACAACACCAAGAAAACCAAGGATCAGGTAGATGTGCTTTGTTTTCATGTTTTGAGACCTTTTCGTGTGTAATGGCCGCCCAACGTTCGAGCTAAGCTGCCCGCGGAGGCAGGTACTGTAAGCCCGGACTGAGACGATAGTACGACTGGCTCAGGCCGGGCTTACAGTGCCTGCCGTAGCGGGTCAGCTTGAGCGAGGGGTTAGGCATCACCGCTCACCGCCGGGCGGCCCCCAGAAGACCACCCACGTTGCGAAGTCGCTTGAGAAGTTCTCAAAGCGGTGTGTCTGCCCTGCGGGCACGAAGAACGCTGAGCCGGGCGAAAAGCTCAGTCGCTCATCTCCGTTCACGAAAGTTCCCGTCCCTGAGATGATGAAGTACAGCTCATCTTGGCTATGCGGAGACTGTGGATCCGTTTCGACGGGCGCATAGATCTCAACCGACATGGTGCCGTGGGCAAGCGCCCGGACGAACCTCTCACCGCCTGGCCACTGCGCAGTGACCTCGCCCGGAAGGCGGGCTAGAAGCGTCTCGGCGTGGGCATTCATGGGATGGACGTCGTGCTGTGCGGAGGTGGGCCAATGGAGTTTGGTTGTGATGCCTAACGATCACAATGAGCCGCGCGCCATGGTGAGAGGATTGCGCGGACGGCTCGGCGCGTCGGCTCCATTGTGTTGTTAGGCGGCCTGCTTGACCATGAGCGCCGCCGCTCCACAGCACGATGAACCAAACTGACTGCAACCTTGAACTTCGGCCGGAGCTGAACAGCGGGGGGATTCTCTATAGCCATGCGCGACGAAGAATGCCAGGGCGTCGTTTGTCAGCAAGTAGAGTTGATTCACGCCTTGGCTCCGTGCCCGTTGCTCGATAGCCCCCAGCAGCTTTGTGCCCAGACCACGAGACCGATGAGTTGGGAGTACGGCAACAGAGCGAACGAGCGCAGTTGATCCGAAAACCTGTAGCCCAGCCACCCCAACGTCGGACTCGCCGTCGCGAGCAAACACGAAGTTCGAAAGGTGCTCCGGGAGGATGTC includes:
- a CDS encoding DUF2834 domain-containing protein — translated: MKTKHIYLILGFLGVVLPYSQFFPWIADNGFNIPLLIEQIATSRIAAFGWLDVIVSALVLFVFVFTDGQKRKVSTLWLPIVGTLVVGVSLGLPLYLYLREMAQEHSTVS
- a CDS encoding cupin domain-containing protein, which produces MNAHAETLLARLPGEVTAQWPGGERFVRALAHGTMSVEIYAPVETDPQSPHSQDELYFIISGTGTFVNGDERLSFSPGSAFFVPAGQTHRFENFSSDFATWVVFWGPPGGER
- the arsN2 gene encoding arsenic resistance N-acetyltransferase ArsN2 is translated as MQISSNPTLAQVAYVLGQCGLPSDDILPEHLSNFVFARDGESDVGVAGLQVFGSTALVRSVAVLPTHRSRGLGTKLLGAIEQRARSQGVNQLYLLTNDALAFFVAHGYRESPRCSAPAEVQGCSQFGSSCCGAAALMVKQAA